TTCGTGGTTATACCAAACCGCACGATATCTCAAACATCCGCCGCCTAGATAGGTCTACAGGGCAGTACGTCTAAAGCCCAGCACGATTTACTCCAAGCCCCACAATTGGACCCAGCAAACCCCTCGCTCAAGTAAAAGTATCCACCATCACCTACGGTTAAATACTGAATCGGTTaaataccaccaccagaccGTCGGCCCACAGCGCCCCGACCTCCAGGTCCCCAGATGCGGGGATCCCAAACCAAGCTTCAGCCTTTCCCACTAGACCAACATAAATATCTGTAAACCACCCAAGTTTATAATCCCCAACACCCAAataatacatacatatactcGCAAAAATGTCCATGACGGTATCTGACTCCACGCAAATCCGGGACGGCTTCCCACGACCGTTCCCGGATACTCCTGCGAATGTACTGGAGCAGTTTAAGCTGAACGGCAAGGTTGTTGTTGTAACGGGCGCAGCGGATGGTATTGGTcttgctgttgctgaggCTATGGCTGAGGCTGGGGCCAATGTCGCTTTGTGGTATAATTCGTGAGTTTTCTACTGCATTTTCTGTTCTGGGGTTAGGGGTGAGTTAGGTTTGAGTACTGATTGTTGAACTGGTAGAAATGATGCAGCTATAAAGAGGGGTGAAGAGTTGGCGAAGGATCATGGAGTTAGGACTGTTGCTTATAAGGTTGATGGTAAgttctctttctctattttGCTCTATAGTTGGTTGCTAAGACGTGCAGTATCGAACCCCGAGGAGGTCCAGAAGGCCGTAGCGGATGTTGTGAGGGATTTTGAGAGGATTGATGTCTTCGTTGCTAACGCTGGTGAGCTGGGCTTGTAGATGCTGGgttgatgatatcactgaCGATGGACAGGAATGGCTATCTCCAAACCGATCCTGGAACAGACGCTGGATGAATACAGGAAGCAGATGTCTGTTAATGGTGTGTATTTCCAAACCTTTCGAAGTCTCCTTGAACTATATACTGACAACATACTTCAGTGGACGGAGTTGTCGCCTGCGCAAAATATGCAGGCGAAGTATTCCAACGTCAAGGTTCTGGAAACCTGATCATCACGTCAAGTATGAGCGCACATATCGTAAATGTGCCCACCGACCAACCCGTCTACAATGGATCCAAGGCCTTTGTGACCCAGTTCGGTAAGTCGCTTGCTCGTGAATGGCGGGATTTTGCACGGGTAAACATTGTCTCTCCCGGTTTCTTTGAAACGAAAATGGGTGCAAGCCCGCTTGCTCTGAACGAGGCGTACCGGATGGCAGTGCTTGGCAGGCAGGGGCATGTGAAGGAGATTAAGGGTCTTTATCTTTATCTGGCTAGTGATGCGTCGACATATATGACTGGAAGTGATGTGTTGATTGATGGTGGCTATGTACTTCCTTGATTACCAGTTCAAATCATGAGTGTTAGATAGTAGAGTTATAGGAAATACTTCAATATCATTGTATAATGTAATATGAAGCCAAACGCTATAGAGAAATGCACCACCTCCCCTCTCGCTCTGCGGTTTGTGCCAAGGTACTGCTTTGCCCAAGCTTTCATGACAGGTTTCCGGCACTCAGTTGACTGATAAGTGTCATCAAAGGGTTCAGATGAGGCAGTGATGCCGAAACAATCTCTTCTATTGACAAGGCTGCTTGAAGGATAGGCACGATATCTGTGGCGATCGACTCATCTCTCTCATTTTTCGGGGCAAACTGAAATATCCCTTTGGGATCCCACGTTTGTTTGATTTCCCTGATAGCATCACTGTTAGGGCCATAATATGCTTGGTGATGATCCTCTTTGACACACAGCTCCCGGTCCGGGAAATTCAGAAAACCGGCTTTTCTATCAATAGAGAACTGCATCAGGTTCTCTTTGAAGTTCTTGCAgaactcctccatctcctcgccAAGCCATTTCTCATCCCATTGAAGCATGATGTATGCGATACGCGATGCGTCGCGCCAAGGGAAAGCTGTTTCATTTGCCCCGATCCGGGTGGCTTGCTGTCCGGTATGGATAAAGGTCACTTGCAACAAAGCTGACTCTCCACGGAATTCTTTCTTAAAATTCTTCATGTGATCTCTGATAGACTTAGTGATACCCGTGTAATCAGGTTCTGTTCCGAAAACGAACGATGCGTAGATCGAATACGCCTTGTTAGAGGGAATCGCCTTCTTAGTCTCCTCGGACCACTGGGATACAAGAGTCTCATGCAGAAAACGCGATGAATCTTCAGCAATTGACCGACGTTTGATATTGTCTGCCAGGGAGTTCTTTATTTTATGGATATCACTTCCAGCATCTCCGCGAAGCTTTCTATCGATTTCTTCCTGGAATTCCTGCTTCTTCCCGTCGTAATAGGTAAGAAAGCGAACAGCAAGATCACCCTTCCCATCCTTCAGATCGCAGAACCAGCTAGTGTCGATGGTCATGCTATTGCTCCAATTGGCGGCGTAAAAGCTGTTCATTGCCTCCATGAacccttcttccctctcatcGGTTGAGGGGTACCAGGTGTATCTCCCTGCCACAACCTTCTCCTCTTGTAATTCGTGGAGAGACATCTTCATCGTGATCACGGCACCGAAATTATTCGCACCGGCTCCACATAGTGCCCAGAACAGCTTCCTCTTTTCGGGGTCTGGATCGTCCTTGCGCACGGTTACCAGATCCCCTTTTCCCGTGACCAGCGTAGCCTCCAGTAAGCTATCACATCCCATTCCAAACTTCCGAGTAAATGGACCCAACCCCCCGCCCAACACAAACCCACTCACTCCCACAGTCGGACACCGTCCGCCATTAACCACCAATTTATTGACCTTTTCGATCACCAACTGCCGATACGCATGTGCCCACAGCGCCCCACCTTGCATGGTGATGGTCGGAGGCTCAGACTTATGCTGGAGATAAACATCATTCATCCGGGAGAGATCCAAAAGAATCCCATCATTGGTAGTGGAGAGTCCTGCATACGAATGCCCGCCATTCTTGACGGTAATGGGTGTTTTGTTTTCGTATGCATATTTGACCACCTCCTCCACGTGCACTGGCAGCTCGGGCTTCACGACACATGTGGGGCGACTAAAGCGGTATAGGAGGTTGGCAACATCAACAGAGACTTCGTATTCCAG
This Aspergillus flavus chromosome 1, complete sequence DNA region includes the following protein-coding sequences:
- a CDS encoding putative short-chain dehydrogenase; this translates as MSMTVSDSTQIRDGFPRPFPDTPANVLEQFKLNGKVVVVTGAADGIGLAVAEAMAEAGANVALWYNSNDAAIKRGEELAKDHGVRTVAYKVDVSNPEEVQKAVADVVRDFERIDVFVANAGMAISKPILEQTLDEYRKQMSVNVDGVVACAKYAGEVFQRQGSGNLIITSSMSAHIVNVPTDQPVYNGSKAFVTQFGKSLAREWRDFARVNIVSPGFFETKMGASPLALNEAYRMAVLGRQGHVKEIKGLYLYLASDASTYMTGSDVLIDGGYVLP